One window of the Eucalyptus grandis isolate ANBG69807.140 chromosome 6, ASM1654582v1, whole genome shotgun sequence genome contains the following:
- the LOC104452136 gene encoding MLO-like protein 9 codes for MAGGGATAGSRELDQTPTWAVSAVCASIVLISILLEKVLHSVGSIFRKRRKAAMLEALEKLKGELMVLGFISLLLTFGQTYIAKVCIPERAADTMLPCPLAQSNHHGDNAAGDKGEGEGEEEEEKRQKQEKEEAAAAGYVSMVSVNALHQLHIFIFFLAVFHVLYSAVTMTLGRLKIRGWKEWERETMTDFEFLNDPSRFRLTHETSFVREHSHLGNKTPCLFYVVCFFRQFFRAVRRADYLTMRHGFITVHLAPGSKFDFQKYIKRSLEDDFKVVVGISPLLWASVVIFLLLNVYGWQAMFWLSILPVVVILAVGTKLQSIITQMALEIQERHAVVQGIPLVQVSDRHFWFHWPQLVLYLIHFVLFQNAFEITYFFWIWYEFGLKSCFHDNFTLVLIRVALGVGVQILCSYSTLPLYALVTQMGSTMKRSIFDDQTSKALKQWHKNALKKKTDGKTELSTRTLGGSPGDSPEHSPMHAQQPHPTKIRPSDNDARSLDNNAASITASVDVPGERNTQNNDKGSPFGQHDLLSGP; via the exons GCATCGTCTTGATTTCCATCTTATTGGAGAAGGTTCTTCATTCTGTGGGATCG ATATTTCGTAAAAGGCGCAAGGCAGCCATGTTAGAAGCTCTTGAGAAGCTGAAAGGAG AACTCATGGTTCTTGGATTTATTTCGCTGCTATTGACGTTTGGGCAAACCTACATAGCTAAAGTCTGCATTCCAGAACGTGCGGCAGATACGATGTTACCGTGCCCCCTTGCTCAATCTAATCATCATGGAGACAATGCAGCTGGTGataagggggagggggagggggaggaggaggaggagaagaggcaGAAGCAGGAGAAGGAGGAGGCAGCGGCAGCG GGGTACGTGTCAATGGTGTCCGTTAATGCGTTGCATCAGTtacacattttcattttctttctagcAGTGTTCCATGTTCTATACAGCGCAGTGACCATGACACTTGGAAGATTGAAG ATTCGCGGATGGAAAGAGTGGGAGCGGGAGACAATGACTGATTTTGAGTTCTTGAATG ATCCTTCAAGGTTTAGGCTCACCCATGAGACATCGTTTGTGAGAGAGCACAGTCACTTGGGGAACAAGACACCATGTCTTTTTTATGTC GTATGCTTTTTCCGGCAATTTTTCCGGGCAGTTCGCAGGGCAGACTACTTGACCATGAGACATGGATTTATTACC GTTCATTTAGCACCGGGGAGcaaattcgattttcaaaagTACATAAAAAGGTCGCTAGAAGATGACTTCAAAGTAGTGGTGGGAATCAG TCCACTTCTTTGGGCTTCTGTGGTGATCTTCCTCCTTCTAAATGTCTACG GTTGGCAAGCTATGTTTTGGCTATCTATTCTACCTGTAGTG GTAATCTTAGCTGTCGGGACGAAATTGCAATCCATCATAACACAGATGGCTCTTGAGATCCAAGAGAGACACGCTGTGGTTCAAGGGATACCCCTCGTACAAGTCTCCGACCGGCATTTTTGGTTTCATTGGCCTCAGTTAGTGCTATATCTAATCCATTTCGTCCTGTTTCAG AACGCATTCGAGATTACCTACTTCTTTTGGATTTGG TATGAATTCGGTCTGAAATCCTGTTTTCACGACAATTTTACCCTTGTCCTGATAAGGGTGGCACTGGG GGTTGGAGTCCAAATTCTCTGCAGTTATAGCACACTCCCCCTATATGCTCTTGTCACTCAG ATGGGATCGACCATGAAGAGATCGATCTTTGACGACCAAACTTCGAAGGCTCTGAAACAGTGGCACAAGAACGCCTTAAAGAAGAAGACTGATGGGAAAACAGAACTTTCCACTAGGACTCTGGGTGGAAGCCCTGGAGACTCGCCCGAGCATTCGCCTATGCATGCACAACAACCTCATCCTACAAAGATCCGTCCCTCAGATAATGACGCCCGTTCTCTGGACAACAATGCAGCAAGCATCACAGCTAGTGTGGACGTTCCCGGGGAACGCAATACCCAGAATAATGACAAAGGCTCTCCGTTCGGTCAGCACGATCTACTATCTGGTCCTTAA